The following proteins are encoded in a genomic region of Nitratireductor sp. GISD-1A_MAKvit:
- a CDS encoding cold-shock protein — protein sequence MDDKSSTTRAYDAGENAASVDNAAELGEHVEISGSIKWFDVAKGFGFILPDNEEHGDVLLHVTCMRKDGFQTAPEGARVECYARKGDRGLYALKVLSMDLSTAVQPSEDEPTRTHAIVKPTSKLERAIVKWFNRAKGYGFVTRGEGTEDIFVHIEIVRKSGMTELVPGQVVVVRFGPGEKGLSATEIHADNGTLNVAH from the coding sequence ATGGACGACAAGTCCTCGACAACCAGAGCGTATGATGCCGGCGAGAACGCGGCGAGCGTCGATAACGCTGCAGAACTCGGCGAACACGTTGAAATCTCCGGTTCGATCAAGTGGTTTGATGTCGCAAAGGGCTTTGGTTTCATTCTTCCCGACAACGAAGAGCATGGGGATGTGCTACTTCACGTAACCTGCATGCGCAAGGACGGGTTCCAGACCGCACCCGAGGGGGCCCGCGTCGAGTGCTATGCGCGCAAGGGCGATAGGGGGCTTTATGCTTTGAAGGTCCTCTCAATGGACCTGTCAACGGCGGTTCAGCCGAGCGAAGACGAGCCGACGAGGACCCATGCGATCGTCAAGCCGACCAGCAAGCTGGAGCGGGCCATCGTCAAGTGGTTCAATCGCGCCAAGGGGTATGGCTTTGTTACCCGCGGCGAAGGCACCGAAGACATTTTCGTGCATATCGAGATCGTGCGAAAGTCCGGGATGACGGAGCTGGTTCCCGGTCAGGTCGTGGTGGTTCGTTTCGGTCCCGGTGAAAAAGGCCTCTCTGCCACAGAAATTCACGCTGACAACGGTACTTTGAACGTTGCGCATTGA
- the cckA gene encoding cell cycle histidine kinase CckA: MARHTGGEIHAAPIVDQSSRPGAIARLIIFIVILTLSAVAFSVFRDSLGDPFLLGLLGVLAMIGVGFLFATAIGFVQVAPRSAGSELSRAFVDSMEEGLVVADTKGRILYANNAYAEMTGATSVADVKTVDSLLSDNPEAAPVIEKLSAGLRDGRAGDGEFRLTRSIRPGSHLGARWYRTWARIFKLPGYRQPVSAWQIADISEERAEQERFFLDLQKAIDHLDHAPAGFFAADPDGRITYINATLAEWLGLDLANFVPGAVRLPQIVAGDGMALINAVKADPGTARNAMIDLDLSTIDGEVLPVRFMHRVTASREGAVGPTRTIVLNRQVGEDASADLRASEVRFTRFFNSTPMAIASVDHDGRILRTNAPFLSLFSRVVDSDALERNIRLDAVIHQNDHEAFAVALERAKQRQAEIAPIDTVLPDDEERHVRFYVNPVVDHEGGEGAEEAAIVYAVETTEQKALEAQMAQSQKMQAVGQLAGGIAHDFNNVLTAIIMASDLLLTNHRPSDPSFPDIMNIKQNANRAASLVRQLLAFSRRQTLRPEVLNLTDVLADLRMLLARLVGNEISLAIEHGRDLWPVKADIGQFEQVVVNLTVNARDAMPEGGKLHVRTRNVSAEECAKFPYRELVAADYVSVEVSDSGTGIDQETIKKIFEPFFTTKEVGKGTGLGLSMVYGIVKQTGGFIFCDSELGKGTTFRIFLPRHIPSEAEKVSEEATAQNDAAVRAKEENRDLSGSARVLLVEDEDAVRMGSVRALSSRGYEVHEASSGVEALEIFNELDGKVDIVVSDVVMPEMDGPTLLGELRKVQPDIKFIFVSGYAEDAFAKNLPEDAQFGFLPKPFSLKQLATVVKEMLEDG, translated from the coding sequence ATGGCAAGGCACACCGGGGGAGAAATCCACGCAGCACCGATTGTTGACCAGAGCTCTCGGCCGGGCGCCATTGCGCGGCTGATCATATTCATCGTCATCCTCACGCTTTCGGCGGTCGCGTTTTCCGTTTTTCGCGACAGCCTAGGAGACCCTTTCCTGCTTGGCCTTCTTGGCGTGCTGGCGATGATCGGAGTCGGCTTTCTGTTTGCCACTGCAATCGGATTCGTGCAGGTGGCACCGCGTTCTGCGGGCAGCGAACTGTCGAGGGCCTTTGTCGATTCCATGGAGGAGGGCCTCGTGGTTGCGGACACCAAGGGCCGCATCCTGTATGCCAACAATGCTTATGCAGAAATGACCGGGGCGACATCCGTCGCTGACGTGAAAACGGTCGACAGCCTTCTTTCCGACAATCCTGAAGCGGCACCGGTGATCGAAAAGCTGTCGGCCGGACTGCGCGACGGCCGCGCGGGCGATGGCGAGTTTCGCCTTACTCGATCCATTCGCCCCGGCAGTCACCTCGGTGCACGCTGGTATCGCACCTGGGCGCGAATCTTCAAACTTCCGGGCTATCGTCAGCCCGTTTCAGCCTGGCAGATTGCCGATATCTCGGAAGAGCGTGCAGAACAGGAACGTTTTTTCCTCGATCTGCAAAAGGCAATCGATCACCTCGATCACGCACCGGCCGGCTTTTTTGCTGCGGATCCCGATGGCCGCATCACCTATATCAACGCCACACTTGCCGAATGGCTGGGGCTCGATCTTGCCAACTTTGTTCCGGGCGCGGTCCGGCTTCCACAGATCGTCGCCGGTGACGGCATGGCACTGATCAATGCTGTGAAAGCCGATCCCGGCACAGCACGCAACGCAATGATCGATCTCGACCTTTCCACGATCGACGGTGAGGTGTTGCCGGTTCGCTTCATGCATCGGGTAACGGCCAGCCGGGAGGGTGCCGTAGGCCCTACCCGAACCATTGTTCTCAACCGCCAGGTGGGAGAAGACGCTTCAGCGGATCTGCGGGCTTCCGAAGTTCGCTTCACGCGCTTCTTCAATTCCACGCCCATGGCGATTGCCTCCGTGGATCACGACGGACGCATTCTGCGCACCAACGCACCGTTTCTTTCGCTTTTCTCACGGGTGGTGGACAGTGACGCGCTTGAACGGAACATCCGGCTTGATGCGGTCATCCATCAGAATGATCACGAAGCGTTTGCCGTCGCACTGGAACGGGCGAAGCAACGTCAGGCCGAAATCGCACCCATCGACACCGTGCTTCCCGATGATGAAGAGCGACATGTGCGCTTCTATGTGAATCCCGTCGTGGACCACGAAGGTGGTGAAGGCGCGGAAGAAGCGGCCATCGTCTATGCGGTGGAGACGACCGAGCAAAAAGCGCTCGAAGCGCAGATGGCGCAGAGCCAGAAGATGCAGGCCGTTGGCCAGCTTGCCGGCGGAATTGCACACGATTTCAACAATGTGCTGACGGCCATCATTATGGCATCGGATCTGCTTTTGACGAATCATCGCCCGTCGGACCCGTCCTTCCCCGACATCATGAACATCAAGCAGAATGCCAACCGTGCCGCTTCACTGGTGCGACAGCTTCTTGCGTTCTCCCGCAGGCAGACACTGCGTCCGGAAGTGCTCAACCTCACCGATGTCCTGGCAGACCTTCGCATGCTCTTGGCGCGCCTTGTTGGAAACGAGATATCGCTCGCCATCGAGCATGGCCGTGACCTCTGGCCAGTCAAGGCGGATATCGGCCAGTTCGAGCAGGTGGTGGTCAATCTCACCGTCAACGCCCGTGACGCCATGCCGGAAGGGGGCAAACTTCATGTGCGCACCCGCAATGTGAGTGCGGAGGAATGCGCAAAATTCCCATATCGCGAGCTCGTTGCGGCCGATTACGTTTCGGTTGAGGTCAGCGACTCCGGAACGGGTATAGATCAGGAAACCATCAAGAAGATCTTCGAGCCGTTCTTCACCACGAAAGAGGTCGGCAAGGGGACCGGGCTCGGGCTGTCCATGGTCTATGGTATCGTGAAGCAGACGGGTGGGTTCATTTTCTGCGATTCCGAACTCGGGAAGGGGACAACCTTCAGGATTTTCCTGCCGCGGCACATCCCCAGCGAAGCGGAGAAAGTTTCCGAGGAAGCGACTGCACAGAACGATGCCGCAGTGCGCGCGAAGGAAGAAAACAGAGACCTTTCCGGTTCGGCGCGTGTGCTTCTCGTCGAGGACGAGGATGCTGTTCGAATGGGCAGTGTGCGCGCGCTTTCCTCTCGTGGATATGAGGTTCACGAAGCGAGCTCGGGTGTGGAGGCTCTTGAAATCTTCAACGAACTTGACGGCAAGGTTGATATCGTCGTTTCCGATGTGGTCATGCCGGAAATGGACGGACCGACCCTGCTTGGCGAGTTGCGCAAGGTACAACCGGATATCAAGTTCATCTTCGTGTCGGGCTACGCAGAAGACGCCTTTGCGAAGAACCTGCCCGAGGATGCCCAGTTCGGATTCCTGCCCAAACCATTCTCCCTCAAGCAGCTTGCAACTGTGGTGAAGGAGATGCTCGAAGACGGGTGA
- the dksA gene encoding RNA polymerase-binding protein DksA yields MNELSNTEYVPTEDEPFMNERQRSYFRAKLLRWKSDILKEARETLDALQQENANHPDLADRASSETDRAIELRARDRQRKLISKIDAALQRIEEGTYGYCEETGEPISLKRLDARPIATLSIEAQERHERREKVYRDD; encoded by the coding sequence ATGAATGAGCTCAGTAATACCGAATACGTGCCCACCGAGGACGAACCCTTCATGAATGAGCGCCAACGCTCCTATTTCCGTGCGAAATTGTTGCGTTGGAAAAGCGATATTCTAAAGGAAGCGCGTGAGACCCTCGATGCACTACAACAGGAGAACGCCAACCATCCCGACCTGGCTGATCGTGCGTCGTCGGAGACCGACCGCGCAATCGAACTGCGGGCTCGCGACCGTCAACGCAAGCTGATTTCCAAGATTGACGCTGCCCTGCAGCGGATTGAGGAAGGCACGTACGGTTATTGCGAGGAGACAGGAGAACCGATCTCTCTGAAACGTCTGGATGCGCGTCCGATCGCAACCTTGTCGATCGAGGCGCAAGAGCGTCATGAACGCCGCGAGAAGGTTTATCGCGACGACTGA
- the folB gene encoding dihydroneopterin aldolase yields MYVIRMKNCAFFARHGVHDEEERLGQRFYVDAELHVDAGRALSDDSLEGTVDYGAAFKVIEEIVAGKRRFLIEALALEVARTLASRFPQIARSEITIRKPNAPVPGVLDHVEVTVAWPQ; encoded by the coding sequence ATCTATGTAATCCGAATGAAGAATTGCGCATTCTTTGCACGTCATGGTGTTCACGACGAAGAAGAGCGCCTTGGCCAGCGTTTTTACGTGGATGCCGAGCTGCATGTGGATGCGGGCAGGGCGCTCAGCGACGATTCTCTGGAGGGCACGGTCGATTACGGCGCGGCATTCAAGGTCATTGAAGAAATCGTTGCAGGCAAACGGCGCTTTCTCATCGAGGCTCTGGCTCTTGAAGTGGCAAGGACTCTGGCCTCAAGGTTTCCTCAGATTGCGCGTTCCGAGATCACCATTCGCAAGCCCAATGCACCGGTTCCAGGGGTGCTGGACCATGTGGAGGTCACCGTGGCGTGGCCCCAGTAG
- a CDS encoding histidine phosphatase family protein, with the protein MAGFLPDVILCSTARRAVETLENLTSTLSSQQLQTQFHAELYNSDALDYVCAVQEAPIGDNILVIGHNPMMEDVVFELSSSRSNATALNEATSGFPTCALAVLSFSLPLAEIGTRSGRLEAFLKPPHDR; encoded by the coding sequence ATGGCAGGCTTTCTCCCCGATGTAATCCTGTGCTCGACGGCGCGACGTGCGGTGGAAACGCTGGAAAACCTCACCTCCACACTGAGTTCACAGCAACTGCAAACCCAATTCCATGCCGAACTCTACAATTCTGATGCGCTTGACTATGTCTGCGCCGTCCAAGAAGCACCGATCGGAGACAACATCCTGGTTATCGGGCACAATCCCATGATGGAGGATGTGGTGTTTGAGCTTTCCTCATCCCGAAGCAATGCAACCGCACTCAATGAAGCGACTTCAGGGTTTCCCACATGTGCGCTTGCGGTTTTGTCCTTCTCCTTACCACTGGCAGAGATCGGGACGCGGAGCGGACGGCTGGAGGCGTTCCTGAAACCACCGCACGATCGGTAA
- a CDS encoding YcjX family protein, translating to MASLTTYTDEARIALDTLADRATSFISPSLRIGVTGLSRAGKTVFITALVHNLLHGGRLPLFQAQASGRISRAYLEHQPDDAVPRFQYEDHIAALVNDRIWPASTRAISELRLTVEFESASAWNRLLSRGKLSFDIVDYPGEWLLDLPLLAKDFGTFSREALDMARLPVRSELSADWQALTSGIDPAEPGDEMTARKLFEAFSSYLRACRADHRALSTLPPGRFLMPGDLEGSPALTFAPLLVDPGSRPAPGSMHAMMERRYEAYKNHVIRPFFREHIARLDRQIVLIDAMQAMNAGSEAVGDLERSLTEILSCFRPGRGNLLTGLFSHRIDRILIAATKADHIHHESHDRLQAIVRRLADRAIARADFSGANVDVLAMAAVRATREGSVRQGKETLPVIIGTPLKGEKIAGDIFDGETETAIFPGDLPEKPGLIFQSKTSQTGPDSAVDEQLRFVRFRPPSLERTAEGLKLSLPHIRLDRALQFLVGDHLA from the coding sequence TTGGCTTCATTGACGACCTACACGGATGAGGCGCGGATTGCGCTCGACACGCTGGCAGACCGCGCGACCAGCTTCATTTCCCCGTCGCTGCGTATCGGGGTCACGGGGCTTTCACGGGCCGGCAAGACCGTTTTCATCACCGCCCTGGTACACAATCTGCTCCACGGTGGCCGCCTTCCTCTTTTCCAAGCGCAGGCTTCCGGACGAATTTCCCGTGCCTATCTGGAGCATCAACCCGACGACGCGGTTCCCAGATTTCAGTATGAGGATCACATTGCCGCCCTGGTCAACGATCGGATCTGGCCGGCCTCCACGCGGGCGATATCAGAATTGCGCCTCACGGTTGAATTCGAATCGGCATCGGCCTGGAATCGGCTCCTCTCACGCGGGAAACTTTCGTTCGATATTGTCGACTACCCAGGCGAGTGGCTGCTCGACCTGCCGCTTCTCGCCAAGGATTTTGGAACGTTCAGTCGCGAAGCACTGGACATGGCCAGACTTCCGGTGCGGTCCGAGCTTTCGGCCGATTGGCAGGCACTCACAAGCGGGATCGACCCAGCAGAGCCCGGCGATGAGATGACAGCGCGCAAGCTGTTCGAGGCGTTTTCCTCATATCTGCGCGCCTGCCGGGCGGATCACCGAGCGCTGTCGACACTTCCCCCCGGCCGGTTTCTGATGCCCGGCGATCTGGAGGGGTCGCCAGCGCTGACATTTGCGCCGCTTTTGGTTGATCCCGGCTCCCGACCTGCCCCCGGCTCTATGCATGCCATGATGGAAAGGCGGTACGAAGCCTACAAGAATCACGTCATACGCCCGTTTTTTCGCGAACACATCGCCCGGCTCGATCGGCAGATCGTGTTGATCGACGCCATGCAGGCGATGAATGCAGGCAGTGAAGCGGTCGGTGATCTGGAGCGGTCGCTGACCGAAATCCTGTCCTGCTTCCGCCCCGGGCGAGGCAACCTCCTGACCGGCCTGTTCTCGCACCGGATCGACAGAATTCTGATCGCGGCCACGAAAGCAGACCATATTCATCACGAAAGCCATGACCGGTTGCAGGCGATCGTGAGGCGGTTGGCCGACCGGGCAATTGCCCGCGCCGATTTCTCCGGCGCCAATGTTGACGTCCTGGCAATGGCGGCCGTGCGTGCCACCCGCGAAGGCAGCGTACGTCAGGGCAAAGAAACGCTACCGGTTATCATAGGCACACCGCTCAAAGGCGAGAAAATCGCTGGCGACATATTTGACGGTGAAACCGAAACCGCAATTTTCCCCGGCGATCTGCCGGAGAAGCCTGGACTGATTTTCCAGAGCAAGACTTCGCAAACCGGTCCGGATTCAGCGGTCGACGAACAGCTACGCTTCGTGCGGTTTCGCCCACCCAGCCTGGAACGCACAGCGGAAGGACTTAAGCTTTCCCTGCCCCATATCAGGCTCGACCGCGCCCTACAGTTTCTTGTCGGAGATCATCTCGCATGA
- a CDS encoding DUF192 domain-containing protein yields the protein MEIADEPGERQRGLMFRQSMPANRGMLFIFSTERRHGFWMQNTPMALDLIFIGSSGEVRAIAPGIPFSTASISPDVRSQFVLELKSGTAQKMGMKVGDKVHHPRIASAVAK from the coding sequence GTGGAGATTGCAGACGAGCCGGGTGAGCGTCAGCGCGGCCTGATGTTTCGTCAGTCAATGCCCGCCAACCGTGGGATGCTCTTCATCTTTTCCACAGAGCGCAGGCACGGGTTCTGGATGCAGAATACTCCAATGGCGCTGGATCTGATCTTTATTGGCTCGAGCGGAGAGGTCCGGGCGATAGCGCCCGGAATTCCCTTTTCTACCGCTTCGATTTCACCGGACGTGAGATCGCAATTCGTGCTTGAACTCAAATCTGGAACCGCGCAAAAGATGGGCATGAAGGTCGGCGACAAGGTGCATCATCCGCGCATCGCGTCGGCTGTTGCAAAGTAA
- the pncB gene encoding nicotinate phosphoribosyltransferase → MPKTDIARRVYNHTWKLDPICRSLLDTDFYKLLMLQMIWGLYPDVDATFSLINRNKSVRLADEIDEGELREQLDHARAISFSKKEMIWLAGNTFYGKKQIFQPEFLRWLADFRLPEYELTRRDGQFELHFHGKWMETTMWEIPALAIINELRSRAAMRSLGRFELDVLYARAKAKVWTKVERLKKLPNIRISDFGTRRRHSFLWQRWCVEALKEGIGDSFTGTSNVLLAMDTDLEALGTNAHELPMVLAALAQTDEEILASPYRVLQDWQSYYGGNLLIVLPDAFGTETFLRNAPPWVADWTGFRPDSAPPIEGGERIIEFWRKHGKDPRDKLLIFSDGLDVDTIEEAYRHFEGRVRMAFGWGTNLTNDFEDCAPKEVEGLKAISVVCKVSTADGNPAVKLSDNPQKATGDPAEIERYIRLFGAQNRVERAVTV, encoded by the coding sequence ATGCCGAAAACCGATATCGCGCGCCGCGTTTACAATCACACATGGAAGCTTGATCCAATCTGCCGCAGTCTGCTCGACACGGACTTTTACAAGCTGCTCATGCTGCAGATGATCTGGGGCCTCTATCCTGATGTCGATGCCACTTTCTCACTCATCAACCGCAACAAATCGGTCCGGCTAGCGGACGAGATTGATGAGGGAGAACTCCGCGAGCAGCTCGATCACGCCCGCGCGATCAGTTTCTCCAAAAAAGAGATGATCTGGCTCGCAGGCAACACGTTCTATGGCAAGAAACAGATTTTCCAGCCCGAGTTCCTGCGTTGGCTCGCCGATTTCCGCCTACCCGAATATGAGCTCACACGGCGCGACGGACAGTTCGAGCTGCATTTTCATGGCAAGTGGATGGAGACCACCATGTGGGAAATCCCTGCCCTCGCCATCATCAATGAACTGCGTTCAAGAGCAGCGATGCGCTCTCTCGGTCGCTTCGAACTCGACGTGCTTTACGCGCGCGCCAAGGCCAAGGTCTGGACAAAGGTGGAGCGGCTGAAAAAACTGCCGAACATCAGGATTTCGGACTTTGGCACCAGACGCCGGCATTCCTTTCTTTGGCAGCGCTGGTGCGTGGAGGCATTGAAGGAAGGCATCGGAGACTCCTTTACCGGCACTTCCAACGTGCTTCTGGCAATGGATACGGACCTTGAAGCGCTTGGAACAAACGCGCATGAGCTGCCGATGGTGCTGGCCGCCCTTGCCCAGACGGACGAAGAGATCCTCGCTTCGCCCTACCGTGTCCTTCAGGACTGGCAAAGCTACTATGGCGGCAATCTCCTGATTGTTCTGCCCGATGCTTTTGGCACGGAAACATTTTTGCGCAACGCTCCGCCATGGGTCGCTGACTGGACCGGGTTCCGGCCAGACAGTGCACCGCCGATCGAGGGTGGCGAACGCATCATCGAGTTCTGGCGCAAGCATGGCAAGGACCCGCGCGACAAGCTGCTCATCTTCTCCGACGGGCTGGATGTCGACACGATAGAGGAAGCCTATCGCCACTTTGAAGGCAGGGTACGCATGGCGTTCGGCTGGGGTACCAACCTCACCAACGATTTCGAGGACTGCGCGCCCAAGGAGGTTGAAGGCCTGAAGGCGATTTCAGTGGTCTGCAAGGTCAGCACGGCCGATGGAAACCCGGCTGTCAAACTGTCCGACAACCCTCAAAAGGCCACCGGCGATCCTGCAGAGATCGAGCGCTACATCAGGCTTTTTGGCGCCCAGAACCGGGTGGAGCGGGCCGTCACGGTGTGA
- a CDS encoding acyl-CoA carboxylase subunit beta gives MKEVLLELERRRLAAREGGGKRRIEAQHAKGKLTARERIETFLDEGSFEEFDMFVEHRSTDFGMEKTRISGDGVVTGWGTVNGRTVFVFAKDFTVFGGSLSEAHAEKVVKVQEMALKNRAPIIGFYDAGGARIQEGVAALGGYAEIFQRNVLASGVIPQISVIMGPCAGGDVYSPAMTDFIFMVRDTSYMFVTGPDVVKTVTNETVTAEELGGASVHTVKSSIADGAYDNDVEALLQMRRLIDFLPTSNTADLPEIECFQPISEPDHSLDRLVPDNANKPYDIRELILKTCDEADFFEIQASFAKNIVTGFGRVEGRTVGFVANQPMVLAGVLDSDASRKAARFVRFCDCFNIPIVTYVDVPGFLPGTAQEYGGLIKHGAKLLFAYAEATVPKITLITRKAFGGAYDVMASKHLRGDINYAWPSAQIAVMGAKGAVEIIFRKDIDDPEQIAAHTRMYEDRFLSPFVAAERGYIDEVIMPHSTRQRIARALRMLRNKDLQNPWKKHDNIPL, from the coding sequence ATGAAAGAGGTGCTTCTGGAACTGGAGCGTCGCCGCCTCGCGGCGCGAGAAGGTGGTGGGAAACGCCGCATTGAGGCCCAGCACGCCAAGGGGAAGCTGACCGCGCGCGAGCGCATCGAGACGTTTCTCGACGAAGGCTCCTTCGAAGAGTTTGACATGTTCGTCGAACACAGATCCACCGATTTCGGCATGGAAAAGACCCGCATCTCAGGCGATGGTGTCGTCACGGGCTGGGGCACAGTCAACGGCCGCACTGTATTCGTTTTTGCCAAGGATTTCACCGTCTTCGGCGGATCTCTTTCCGAGGCACATGCAGAAAAAGTGGTCAAGGTCCAGGAAATGGCCCTAAAGAACCGCGCTCCCATTATCGGATTTTACGACGCTGGCGGTGCGCGCATTCAGGAAGGCGTCGCCGCTCTTGGCGGCTATGCCGAGATATTCCAGCGAAACGTTCTCGCTTCGGGCGTGATACCGCAAATATCTGTCATTATGGGTCCCTGCGCCGGTGGTGACGTCTATTCTCCGGCAATGACAGACTTCATCTTCATGGTCCGTGACACATCCTACATGTTCGTCACCGGTCCCGATGTGGTCAAAACGGTAACCAACGAAACCGTTACCGCGGAAGAGCTTGGCGGGGCCTCTGTCCATACGGTCAAATCGTCGATTGCCGATGGAGCCTATGACAATGATGTCGAAGCGCTCCTGCAGATGCGCAGGCTCATAGACTTCCTGCCCACTTCCAACACTGCGGACCTGCCCGAGATCGAGTGTTTTCAACCCATTTCTGAACCCGACCACTCGCTCGACCGGCTGGTTCCCGACAACGCCAACAAACCCTATGATATCCGCGAACTGATCCTGAAGACCTGCGATGAAGCCGATTTCTTCGAAATCCAGGCGTCATTCGCCAAAAACATTGTCACGGGTTTTGGCCGCGTGGAGGGGCGGACTGTGGGTTTCGTGGCCAATCAGCCGATGGTGCTCGCCGGCGTTCTGGATTCGGATGCTTCACGCAAGGCGGCTCGCTTCGTACGCTTCTGCGACTGCTTCAACATCCCCATCGTCACCTATGTCGACGTGCCGGGCTTCCTGCCTGGCACCGCGCAGGAATACGGTGGCCTTATCAAACATGGTGCCAAACTGCTCTTCGCCTATGCGGAAGCCACCGTCCCCAAAATTACCCTGATCACCCGAAAAGCCTTTGGCGGAGCTTACGATGTCATGGCATCGAAGCACCTGCGTGGCGACATAAATTACGCCTGGCCCTCCGCCCAGATTGCAGTCATGGGCGCCAAAGGTGCGGTTGAGATCATCTTTCGCAAGGACATTGACGATCCCGAGCAGATTGCGGCCCACACCCGCATGTATGAAGACAGGTTTCTATCTCCCTTCGTGGCGGCAGAACGCGGCTACATCGATGAAGTCATCATGCCGCACTCGACCCGGCAGCGCATCGCCCGCGCCTTGCGCATGCTGCGAAACAAGGATCTGCAGAACCCCTGGAAGAAACACGACAACATCCCGCTTTGA
- the folK gene encoding 2-amino-4-hydroxy-6-hydroxymethyldihydropteridine diphosphokinase → MSTTTGSYLGLGGNIGDPQRAMQLVLQALDEREDTQVLSVSSIYRTPPWGKLDQPDFLNAVAQISTELSPRALLDECLKIERALKRTRGERWGPRPIDVDVLLYGHLRVDEDGLAIPHPRMAERAFVLAPLAEIAPQMELEGRNISDRLEELDRSGMQRMTADGGWWRSVSSKNAAGRRILDNGCP, encoded by the coding sequence ATGAGCACGACAACGGGTTCCTATCTGGGGCTGGGCGGAAACATCGGAGATCCGCAGCGAGCGATGCAGCTTGTTCTGCAGGCCCTCGATGAGAGAGAGGACACACAGGTGCTTTCTGTGTCTTCGATCTATCGCACGCCCCCCTGGGGCAAGCTCGATCAACCGGATTTCCTGAATGCGGTGGCGCAAATCAGCACCGAGCTTTCTCCGCGGGCACTTCTGGATGAGTGCCTCAAAATCGAACGCGCATTGAAGCGCACTCGCGGCGAGCGCTGGGGACCAAGGCCAATCGATGTCGATGTCCTGCTTTACGGACATCTGCGTGTCGATGAGGATGGGCTTGCGATCCCGCACCCGAGAATGGCGGAACGCGCGTTTGTTCTGGCTCCTCTCGCCGAGATTGCTCCGCAGATGGAGTTGGAGGGCCGGAACATAAGCGATCGCCTTGAAGAGCTTGATCGCTCCGGCATGCAGCGCATGACCGCTGATGGTGGTTGGTGGCGGAGTGTGAGCTCGAAAAATGCGGCTGGTCGCCGCATTCTGGATAATGGTTGCCCTTGA
- a CDS encoding VOC family protein, whose amino-acid sequence MRYLHTMVRVKNLEESLDFYCNKLGLTEVRRSENEKGRFTLVFLSAPEDEARALEEQAPLVELTYNWDPEEYAGGRNFGHLAYEVDDIYALCDRLMSAGITINRPPRDGRMAFIRSPDGISIELLQKGGAKEPREPWASMKNTGSW is encoded by the coding sequence ATGCGATATCTGCACACCATGGTCCGCGTGAAGAATCTCGAGGAATCACTGGATTTCTACTGCAACAAGCTTGGCCTCACCGAGGTTCGTCGTTCAGAAAACGAGAAAGGCCGTTTCACCCTCGTGTTCTTATCGGCGCCGGAAGATGAAGCGCGTGCGCTGGAAGAGCAGGCCCCACTGGTCGAGCTCACCTACAACTGGGATCCGGAAGAATATGCCGGGGGCCGGAACTTTGGCCACCTTGCCTATGAAGTCGATGACATCTACGCCCTGTGCGACCGGCTGATGAGTGCCGGTATCACGATCAACCGCCCTCCGCGTGACGGGCGCATGGCCTTCATCCGTTCACCTGATGGCATTTCGATTGAACTCTTGCAGAAAGGCGGAGCGAAGGAACCGAGAGAACCCTGGGCATCCATGAAGAATACCGGCAGCTGGTAA